A window of Leptolyngbya sp. FACHB-261 genomic DNA:
CAGTCGGTGTACGGCTGTTAACCTGCGTTGCTCTGGCTTCGTTCGGCTGGTTTTTGCTAGCCTACGCGCTGCTCTTTAAGCTGTACCTGCCCAACCGATTTGTGCGGTTTTCGTTGCCGTTGCTGCTTTGTTTACTGGGAGGTGCTGCCCTGGTAGCTTTCTGTGATTGGCTGGGCGCAAGGCTCAAGCTAGTTCGCGGCGCGGTCGTGGTAGGACTGGTGGTGCCTCTACTTCTACTCCAGGTACCGCTCACCCCCGTGCAGTTAGAACGAGGGAACCATCCTGAGATCTATGGCTTTTTGCAGCGTCAGCCATCTGATACGCTCCTAGCGGCTTTTCCGCGAGATGCAGACAGCCTGCCCATGTTTACGGGCTTAAGCGTATTGGCCTCCAGCATTCATGCCCTGGCTTGGCACCCGGCCTACGGCCAGAAAATGCAAATGCGCTTGAATGACACCCTTGATGCCTTCTATACGGACTCGCCGACCCTATTGCGCAATTTTATAGACAAGTACGGCATTGACTTTTTTGTTGTTTATCAGCACAGCTACCAGGCCAAGCGTCCCGGCATTCTTGCCGAGCCCTTCCGCAGCCAGGCTTATCGCCTACAAGCACAACATCCCCAGCCACTCTTGAAAAAGCTGGCTCAGCAGCAACCGACCTTGGCCGATGGGGACTTGGCCTTAGTTTCTGCAGCGACCATTCGTGGGGCTGCGCCCAAAACTAAATCTTAAAAATTAAAAATTAGCGTCTCTCAACCTTCAAAACTGGAATGAAATTGGAACCTACGCTCTAGGATAGAGGCGATTCTTTGGTAGTGCAGGAAAAACCGTGTTCAGTTCGACAGTGCTTGAGGTTGCAATTGGCCTGTTCTTTTTCTATTTAGTCGTTAGCCTGTTTACCTCACAAATTGCCGAGGGCATCTCAAGCCTGTTCGATTATCGTGCTCAAGACTTACGGCGAGGCATTCAACAGCTTCTCGACCGCAATGCAGGCACGTCTAGACTCACGGCTCAACTCTACCAACACCCCCTGATTCGAAGCCTGTTTACCCCTAAAGGCGTTTTGACCAGGGCATTGGCGCGGTTTAATGTGCTGCGTCAACCAGCTAGTACTGGCGACCTACGCCCACCCTCTTATATTCCAGCCAAAGATTTCGCTGTTGCCCTGCTCGATCAGCTCAAACTGCTAAATCAACAGCGAGAAACGCTTTCAACCGAGGCCCAAAATATTGCTGTGGCCCTCAATGAGTTCGTCCGAATTAACAAATTAGATCCTAATAATCCGCTGAGAAGAGCGCTTGAAGATATGCTGAGCACGGTGGATCAAAAAAGTGCCGCCGCTGCCAGTCCTTCGGCCACAGTATTAGCCCAAACCCCCAGCACTAACCCTACCAATTCTGATGCAGAGCAAGTCAATCCTCTGCTCACCCTGCTCAAAGACAATCCCTATTTACAAGCTGAATTTGACAAGCTGATGGCAGGCCGAGGCACAAGTGCGCCGATAGTTTTGGCCAACTTCCAGGCTGAAATTGAACAGTGGTACGACGCCTTCATGCAGCGCTTGTCCGGCCGTTATAAACGCAATATGCGCTGGTTGACGTTTCTGATTGGCCTGGTTCTCAGTGTGCTGTTCAACCTTGATAGCTTAGCGATCACCTTCCAACTCTGGCGGCAACCCACTCTGCGAGCCGAAGTGATCGCCCGAGCCCAGCAAGAGGTTAATTTGCCTACCACTACGCCTGAAACCGCAGAAGCTCAGCTTCAAGAGTTGCAAGCCCTGGACCTGCCGCTAGGTTGGCCCAATGAAGGCTCTGTCAGCCCAGACCCACGGGTGCCCACAGCACCGCGGGGTTGGCTTTACAAATTTCTGGGTTGGCTGATTACTGGCTTCGCTGCCTCTCAGGGGGCGCCTTTCTGGTTTGAGTTACTGGGCCGCGTGGTCAATGTGCGCAATACCGGTCGCAAACCCGATAGCCCCTCTACCGATCGCGCCGACCGCTAAGCCCAACGCGAGGTCCTAAAATCCAGTCTGATTGGGACAACAGTCTGAGCAAGCATCCGGCACAATTGGGACAACTCAAAAGACAAGTCAACAAGGTGTGTGGAGCTGCCCAGATGAATCTACGCCAACTGCTGGACGCTGCTGGAGTGAAGGCTGCAGTGAATCTGCCCCTGACAGCTGACATTACCGGCCTCAGCAGCGATTCCCGCGCTTGTAAGCCTGGAGACCTGTTCATCGGTCTGCCTGGCACCCAAGTTGATGGTGGAAGCTTCTGGCCCAAAGCCTTGGCGAACGGTGCTGTTGCGGCATTGGTGTCGCCCCAGGTTAGCCCAGACGCCAAGGCTCCGGTCTTGCAGGTCGATGACTTGGTGAGCGTTTGCGCTCGTTTGGCAGCAGCTTTCTATGGCTATCCCGCCCAACAGCTCAAGCTGGCAGGGGTCACCGGCACCAACGGCAAGACTACGACCACCCATCTGATCGAGGCGCTGCTGCAAGCCACTGGCCAACCGACGGCTCTGCTAGGAACTCTGTATGCCCGTTGGCCCGGAGTTGAAGCGCATGCAGCCGCTCACACCACGCCCTTTGCCATTGAGCTACAGGCACAACTGGCAGAAGCCCTAGCTGCAGGTAGTCGCTATGCCGTTCTGGAAGTTAGTTCTCACGCCTTGGCTCAGGGGCGAGTGCGCGAGTGCCCTTTCGAGGTGGCTGTGTTCACCAATCTCACGCAAGACCACCTGGACTACCACCGCGATCTGGAAGACTATTTCCAAGCCAAAGCATTGCTATTCGGGCCTGATTACCTCAAAGGTCGCGCCATCGTAAACCTGGACGATCCCTATGGGGCTAAACTGCTAGCCCAAATTCCAGCCGAGCGCTGCTGGACTTACAGTACTCACAACCGCCAAGCTGACCTCTGGACTGAGCAACTGACCTATAGCTCAGCTGGAGTCACCGGCACCCTACACACCCCAATGGGCTCTACTACCCTGCACTCCCCCTTGGTCGGTGAGTTCAATGTCGCCAATGTCTTGGCCGCAGTGGGAGCCGCTCTGCACTTGGGCGTTAGCTTAGAAACGATTGCCCAAACCCTGCCAAACTTCGGGGGTGTGCCAGGACGGGTAGAACGGGTACAGGTTGAGGGTCAGGACATCAGCGTGATTGTCGATTACGCCCACACGCCTGACAGCTTAGAGAATGTGCTGCGCTCGACTCGGCCGTTCATTGCTGGTGAGTTGATCTGTGTCTTTGGCTGTGGCGGTGACCGGGACCGAACCAAGCGCCCCCGCATGGGCGAGATTGCAGCTCGGCTGAGCGACCGCGTTTATGTCACATCTGACAATCCTCGCACCGAAGACCCTCAAGGCATTTTGCAAGACATCCTGGCAGGCATTCCAGCGTCTGTAGACCCCGTGGTGGAGGTCGATCGGCGTCAAGCGATTGCGCAGGCCATTCAATCGGC
This region includes:
- a CDS encoding UDP-N-acetylmuramoyl-L-alanyl-D-glutamate--2,6-diaminopimelate ligase — its product is MNLRQLLDAAGVKAAVNLPLTADITGLSSDSRACKPGDLFIGLPGTQVDGGSFWPKALANGAVAALVSPQVSPDAKAPVLQVDDLVSVCARLAAAFYGYPAQQLKLAGVTGTNGKTTTTHLIEALLQATGQPTALLGTLYARWPGVEAHAAAHTTPFAIELQAQLAEALAAGSRYAVLEVSSHALAQGRVRECPFEVAVFTNLTQDHLDYHRDLEDYFQAKALLFGPDYLKGRAIVNLDDPYGAKLLAQIPAERCWTYSTHNRQADLWTEQLTYSSAGVTGTLHTPMGSTTLHSPLVGEFNVANVLAAVGAALHLGVSLETIAQTLPNFGGVPGRVERVQVEGQDISVIVDYAHTPDSLENVLRSTRPFIAGELICVFGCGGDRDRTKRPRMGEIAARLSDRVYVTSDNPRTEDPQGILQDILAGIPASVDPVVEVDRRQAIAQAIQSARPGDGVLIAGKGHEDYQILGTTKIHFDDREEARAVLLERQAAQT